In Rhodococcus sp. OK302, one genomic interval encodes:
- a CDS encoding RluA family pseudouridine synthase: MRESRSMPVPDGLDAMRVDAGLARLLGLSRTVAATLAEEGSVLLDGVAVGKSDRLTAGSWLEVTLPEPPRPLTVEATPVEGMEILYSDDDVVAVNKPVGVAAHASVGWTGPTVIGGLAAMGYRISTSGAHERQGIVHRLDVGTSGVMVVATSERAYTVLKRAFKERTIDKRYHALVQGHPDPSSGTIDAPIGRHHGNDWRFAVRADGKASVTHYDTIEAFQAASLLDVHLETGRTHQIRVHFSALRHPCCGDLTYGADPRLAERLGLERQWLHAVSLGFAHPADGRWVEIKSEYPKDLADALEVLRST, encoded by the coding sequence ATGAGGGAATCTCGGTCGATGCCAGTGCCGGACGGACTCGATGCCATGCGCGTCGACGCCGGTTTGGCTCGTCTACTCGGACTCTCCCGCACCGTCGCGGCCACCCTCGCCGAGGAGGGTTCGGTTCTGCTCGACGGCGTTGCCGTGGGTAAGTCCGATCGGTTGACCGCGGGTTCGTGGCTCGAGGTCACGTTGCCGGAGCCGCCGCGTCCGTTGACTGTCGAGGCGACGCCGGTCGAGGGCATGGAGATCCTGTACTCGGACGACGACGTTGTTGCTGTGAACAAGCCCGTCGGAGTCGCGGCGCACGCCAGCGTCGGATGGACGGGGCCGACGGTCATCGGTGGACTCGCTGCAATGGGCTACAGGATCTCGACGTCCGGCGCACACGAGCGTCAGGGCATCGTCCACAGGCTCGATGTCGGTACGTCGGGTGTCATGGTTGTTGCTACGTCCGAGCGGGCGTACACGGTGCTCAAGCGTGCTTTCAAGGAACGGACCATCGACAAGCGCTACCACGCGCTCGTGCAGGGGCATCCGGATCCGAGTAGTGGAACCATCGACGCTCCCATCGGCCGCCACCACGGAAACGACTGGCGTTTTGCGGTGCGCGCAGACGGTAAGGCGAGTGTCACGCACTACGACACCATCGAGGCGTTTCAGGCCGCGAGTCTGTTGGACGTTCATCTCGAAACCGGTAGGACACACCAGATTCGGGTCCACTTCTCCGCACTGCGACATCCGTGTTGCGGCGACTTGACCTACGGGGCAGACCCGCGACTGGCCGAGCGTCTGGGTCTCGAACGCCAGTGGCTGCATGCAGTGTCGCTCGGTTTCGCTCACCCGGCCGACGGCCGGTGGGTCGAGATCAAGAGTGAGTACCCGAAGGATCTCGCGGACGCTCTCGAGGTCCTTCGATCGACGTGA
- a CDS encoding Rieske 2Fe-2S domain-containing protein, with the protein MTLDTAPTNITDTDTDTDEAIRLIEAAPAPSRFARGWHCLGLSETFRDGKPHQIEAFGTSLVVFADSKGAIKVLDAYCRHMGGNLALGEVKGDSIACPFHDWRWGGNGKCTDIPYARRVPPLARTRAWTTLERNCQLFVWHDPEGSTPTDEVTIPQIEGVGTDEWTDWTWNAQIIKGSHCREIIDNVVDMAHFFYVHKSFPRFFKNVFEGHIATQYQESTPRLDVEASYNDPNQHLRSDASYFGPSYMVDKLWINANGAEVETALINCHYPIDENSFVLMYGVSMKKLPGMTDEESAAMAVQFVTGVESGFLQDVEIWKNKAPIDNPLLCEEDGPVYQLRRWYQQFYVDVADITPDMTRRFEFEIDTTRAITAWEQEVAEIIARRESELQDTES; encoded by the coding sequence ATGACGCTCGACACCGCCCCCACCAACATCACCGACACCGACACCGACACCGACGAAGCGATCCGCTTGATCGAGGCTGCACCCGCACCGTCTCGCTTCGCCCGCGGGTGGCATTGCCTCGGCCTGAGCGAGACGTTCCGAGACGGCAAGCCACACCAGATTGAAGCATTCGGAACGAGCCTTGTTGTCTTCGCCGACAGCAAGGGCGCCATCAAAGTGCTGGATGCCTACTGCCGACACATGGGTGGCAACTTGGCACTCGGAGAAGTAAAGGGTGACTCGATCGCATGTCCTTTCCACGACTGGCGCTGGGGTGGCAACGGGAAATGCACCGACATTCCCTACGCACGACGCGTACCTCCGCTCGCTCGCACTCGCGCCTGGACCACTCTCGAACGCAACTGCCAACTTTTTGTCTGGCACGACCCGGAGGGCTCCACGCCCACCGACGAGGTCACCATCCCTCAGATCGAGGGGGTCGGCACTGACGAGTGGACTGACTGGACGTGGAACGCACAGATCATCAAGGGCTCTCACTGCCGCGAGATTATCGACAATGTTGTAGACATGGCGCACTTCTTCTATGTCCACAAGTCATTCCCTCGATTCTTCAAGAACGTTTTCGAGGGTCACATCGCGACGCAGTACCAGGAGTCGACGCCCCGCCTCGACGTCGAAGCGTCCTACAACGATCCGAACCAGCATTTGCGCTCGGATGCGTCCTACTTCGGCCCGTCGTACATGGTCGACAAACTCTGGATCAACGCCAATGGCGCAGAGGTCGAGACGGCGCTGATCAACTGCCACTATCCGATCGACGAGAATTCATTTGTCCTGATGTACGGCGTCTCGATGAAGAAGCTGCCGGGCATGACCGACGAAGAGTCCGCCGCGATGGCGGTCCAGTTCGTCACGGGCGTCGAGAGCGGTTTCCTACAGGATGTCGAGATCTGGAAGAACAAGGCTCCCATCGACAATCCCCTGCTCTGCGAAGAAGACGGACCTGTTTATCAGCTGCGACGCTGGTATCAGCAGTTCTACGTCGACGTCGCGGATATCACCCCGGACATGACTCGCCGTTTCGAATTCGAAATCGATACGACTCGCGCCATCACAGCTTGGGAACAGGAAGTTGCCGAGATCATTGCTCGCCGCGAATCCGAATTGCAGGACACCGAATCTTGA
- a CDS encoding IclR family transcriptional regulator — protein sequence MTTGSPSMIERMTLIMSVFDTDTSMLRLVDVTERTGLARSTTHRILEQLVGYGWLRHTGDFYLLGARSKELGAKVVNHSRLRTAAAPILHTLHAETGLVAHLGYLDGTDVVYLDKVGGQAFPRVPTRVGIRIPAHATALGKSVLSFWSPEQVDTLLPAKLSARTASTIVDRGSLHLELARIRARNGLAFDRQEVAFGIGCVAAALRAPTGVHAGFSLSGDLRPGVFERSAPVLLAAARRATEALFPDAPGDSVVREGNAAPESSRVLSWMLDMSRGTERL from the coding sequence ATGACTACCGGATCTCCGTCGATGATCGAGCGAATGACTCTGATCATGAGTGTCTTCGATACCGACACGTCGATGTTGCGCCTCGTGGACGTTACCGAGCGCACGGGGCTGGCACGGTCGACCACCCATCGGATTCTCGAACAGTTGGTGGGTTACGGGTGGCTTCGACACACGGGCGACTTCTATCTTCTGGGTGCTCGCTCCAAGGAGCTTGGTGCCAAGGTGGTCAACCATTCCCGACTGAGAACCGCCGCTGCACCGATATTGCATACGCTGCACGCCGAGACCGGTTTGGTTGCGCATCTCGGCTACCTGGACGGAACCGACGTAGTGTATCTCGACAAGGTAGGGGGACAGGCGTTTCCGCGAGTGCCGACGCGAGTGGGTATCCGGATTCCCGCGCATGCCACCGCTCTGGGAAAATCGGTGTTGTCGTTCTGGTCGCCTGAGCAGGTGGACACGCTACTTCCTGCGAAGCTGTCTGCCCGCACCGCGTCGACGATAGTCGACCGCGGCTCTTTGCATCTTGAGCTTGCTCGAATCCGCGCTCGCAACGGACTTGCGTTCGACCGTCAGGAAGTCGCCTTCGGAATCGGTTGTGTGGCCGCGGCATTGCGGGCGCCAACCGGTGTGCACGCCGGCTTCTCACTTTCCGGTGACCTCAGGCCTGGGGTTTTCGAACGCTCGGCACCAGTCTTGCTTGCCGCCGCGCGCCGCGCGACAGAGGCACTGTTCCCCGATGCGCCCGGCGATTCTGTTGTGCGCGAAGGTAACGCGGCACCGGAGAGCAGCCGGGTGTTGTCGTGGATGCTCGATATGAGTCGCGGGACCGAACGACTCTGA
- the dnaE gene encoding DNA polymerase III subunit alpha, protein MADSFVHLHNHTEYSMLDGAAKVGAMFEEAARLDMTAVGMTDHGNMYGASQFYNEAKKAGIKPIIGIEAYIAPESRFNTKRVLWGDRSQKSDDVSGSGAYTHMTMVAENATGLRNLFKLSSLASIEGQLGKWPRMDEELIATHSEGIIATTGCPSGEIQTRLRLGHDREALEAAAKWQEIWGPDNFFLELMDHGLSIERRVREGLLDIGKQLGIPPLATNDCHYVTKDAAENHEALLCIQTGKTLSDPTRFKFDGDGYYLKSAAEMRAIWDKEVPGACDNTVAIGERVQSYEDVWAFHDRMPIFPVPEGHTQQSFLREEVMRGLDRRFPSGPPQEYLARADYEIGVINEMGFPAYFLVVGDLINHAKDVGIRVGPGRGSAAGSLVAYAMGITNIDPIPYGLLFERFLNPERVSMPDIDIDFDDRRRGEMVRYATDKWGSDRVAQVITFGTIKTKAAIKDSARVQFGKPGFAIADQITKALPPPIMAKDISVSGITDPKHERYKEAAEVRALIDSSPDVAKIYKTAKGLEGLIRNAGVHACAVIMSSEPLMDAIPVWKRAQDGAIITGWDYPSCEDIGLLKMDFLGLRNLTVIGDTLENIKANRGIDIDLDTLPMDDPATYELLARGDTLGVFQLDGGGMRELLKLMQPTGFGDIVAALALYRPGPMGVDAHISYAKRKNALEVVSPIHPELEEPLAEILSETYGLIIYQEQIMQLAQKVAGYTLGQADLLRRAMGKKKLSELEKAYAGFRQGMLDNNFSEAAIKALWDTVLPFAGYAFNKSHSAGYGLVSYWTGYLKANYPAEYMAGLLTSVGDDKDKSAIYLADCRRMGITVLPPDVNESRVDFATVGEDIRFGMGSVRNVGANVVASIIKARTEKSKFTDFSDYLGKIDAMACNKKVTESLIKAGGFDSLGHPRKGLMLVHADAIDAVMSTKKAEAIGQFDLFGGAEADESIASVFDVKIPDEEWETKHRLALEREMLGLYVSGHPLNGVEHILKQQSDTSIASILDGGVQDGAQVTLGGIIASVDRRVNKNGLTWCIVTLEDLVGGIEVLFFPQAYAVYGMDIAEDAIVLVKARVSIRDDRMSLIGNDLAVPDLSAIGVARPLSVSLPLRQCTKDKLGALKQILTRHPGTSDVHVRLIGGTEVTLWKVDDVLRVEPSSALMGDLKALLGPACLAV, encoded by the coding sequence GTGGCTGACTCGTTCGTTCATCTTCACAATCACACCGAGTACTCGATGCTCGACGGTGCGGCCAAAGTCGGCGCCATGTTCGAGGAGGCCGCACGTCTCGACATGACGGCCGTCGGCATGACCGACCACGGAAACATGTACGGCGCCAGCCAGTTCTACAACGAGGCTAAAAAGGCCGGCATCAAGCCGATCATCGGTATCGAGGCGTACATCGCTCCCGAGTCCCGGTTCAACACCAAGCGCGTGCTGTGGGGCGATCGTAGCCAGAAGTCCGACGACGTCTCGGGTAGCGGCGCGTACACGCACATGACGATGGTCGCGGAGAACGCGACGGGTCTGCGTAACCTCTTCAAGCTTTCGTCGCTCGCCTCCATCGAAGGTCAGCTCGGCAAGTGGCCGCGTATGGACGAGGAGCTCATCGCGACTCATTCCGAGGGCATCATCGCCACCACGGGTTGCCCGTCGGGGGAGATCCAGACTCGTTTGCGACTCGGTCATGATCGTGAGGCTCTCGAGGCTGCCGCGAAGTGGCAGGAGATCTGGGGCCCCGACAACTTCTTCCTGGAACTGATGGATCACGGTCTGTCGATCGAGCGCCGGGTGCGTGAGGGCTTGCTCGATATCGGTAAGCAACTCGGCATTCCGCCGCTGGCTACCAACGACTGCCATTACGTCACCAAGGACGCTGCCGAGAACCACGAGGCACTGCTCTGTATTCAGACCGGTAAGACACTCTCGGATCCCACTCGCTTCAAGTTCGACGGCGACGGCTATTACCTCAAGTCGGCTGCCGAGATGCGGGCGATCTGGGACAAGGAAGTTCCCGGGGCCTGCGACAACACGGTTGCAATCGGTGAGCGTGTCCAGTCCTACGAGGATGTCTGGGCATTCCACGACCGCATGCCGATCTTCCCGGTTCCCGAGGGGCACACGCAGCAGAGCTTCCTGCGCGAGGAGGTCATGCGAGGTTTGGACCGCCGTTTCCCGAGCGGTCCGCCGCAGGAGTATCTGGCGCGCGCCGACTACGAGATCGGCGTCATCAACGAGATGGGCTTCCCGGCCTACTTCCTCGTGGTCGGTGACCTCATCAACCACGCCAAGGACGTCGGAATCCGCGTCGGTCCCGGTCGTGGATCCGCAGCCGGTTCGTTGGTGGCGTACGCGATGGGCATCACCAACATCGACCCCATTCCGTACGGCCTGCTGTTCGAGCGATTCCTCAACCCCGAGCGTGTGTCGATGCCCGATATCGATATCGACTTCGATGATCGCCGTCGCGGCGAGATGGTTCGCTACGCGACGGACAAGTGGGGAAGCGACCGCGTCGCACAGGTCATCACGTTCGGAACCATCAAGACCAAGGCAGCCATCAAGGACTCCGCACGCGTGCAGTTCGGTAAGCCGGGTTTTGCCATCGCCGACCAGATCACCAAGGCGTTGCCGCCCCCGATTATGGCCAAGGACATCTCGGTGTCCGGCATCACCGATCCCAAACACGAGCGGTACAAGGAAGCGGCCGAGGTTCGGGCGCTCATCGACTCGAGCCCCGACGTCGCAAAGATCTACAAGACCGCAAAGGGTCTCGAAGGTCTGATCCGTAACGCCGGTGTACACGCGTGTGCCGTCATCATGTCGTCCGAGCCGCTGATGGACGCCATTCCGGTGTGGAAGCGCGCCCAGGACGGTGCCATCATCACCGGCTGGGATTACCCGTCGTGTGAAGACATCGGTCTGCTCAAGATGGACTTCTTGGGCCTGCGTAACCTCACCGTCATCGGTGACACGCTCGAGAACATCAAGGCCAACCGCGGTATCGACATCGACCTCGATACCTTGCCGATGGATGATCCGGCTACCTACGAACTCCTCGCGCGCGGCGACACCCTGGGTGTGTTCCAGCTCGACGGCGGCGGTATGCGTGAGCTGCTGAAACTGATGCAGCCCACCGGTTTCGGCGACATCGTGGCCGCTCTGGCGCTGTACCGACCGGGTCCGATGGGTGTGGACGCGCACATCTCGTACGCGAAACGTAAAAATGCACTCGAAGTGGTCAGTCCGATTCACCCCGAGTTGGAAGAGCCGCTCGCGGAGATCCTTTCGGAGACATACGGTCTGATCATCTACCAGGAGCAGATCATGCAGCTGGCGCAGAAGGTCGCCGGCTACACCCTCGGACAGGCCGACTTGCTGCGCCGCGCCATGGGTAAGAAGAAGCTCTCCGAACTGGAAAAGGCGTACGCCGGTTTCCGTCAGGGCATGTTGGACAACAACTTCAGTGAAGCTGCCATCAAGGCTCTCTGGGACACCGTGTTGCCCTTCGCCGGCTACGCGTTCAACAAGTCGCACTCCGCTGGGTACGGGCTGGTCTCGTACTGGACCGGGTACCTCAAGGCGAACTATCCGGCCGAGTACATGGCCGGCCTGCTCACCTCTGTCGGTGACGACAAGGACAAGTCCGCGATCTATCTCGCAGACTGCCGCAGAATGGGCATCACGGTGCTACCGCCGGACGTCAACGAGTCGCGCGTCGACTTCGCGACAGTCGGTGAGGACATCCGTTTCGGTATGGGGTCCGTGCGCAACGTCGGTGCCAACGTGGTGGCGTCCATCATCAAGGCGCGAACCGAAAAATCGAAGTTCACCGACTTCTCCGATTACCTCGGCAAGATCGACGCGATGGCATGCAACAAGAAGGTCACCGAATCTCTCATCAAGGCAGGCGGATTCGACTCTCTCGGGCATCCGCGTAAGGGCTTGATGTTGGTGCATGCCGACGCTATCGACGCTGTCATGAGCACCAAGAAGGCTGAGGCGATCGGCCAGTTCGATCTGTTCGGCGGAGCTGAGGCAGACGAATCCATCGCGTCGGTATTCGACGTCAAGATTCCGGACGAGGAGTGGGAAACCAAGCATCGTCTTGCGCTCGAGCGAGAGATGCTGGGGCTCTACGTTTCCGGGCACCCACTCAACGGTGTCGAACATATCCTCAAGCAACAGTCCGACACCTCCATCGCCTCGATTCTCGACGGTGGAGTCCAGGACGGCGCGCAGGTTACCTTGGGTGGCATCATCGCCTCGGTCGACCGCCGGGTGAACAAGAACGGCCTGACGTGGTGCATCGTGACTCTGGAGGATCTGGTCGGTGGCATCGAGGTGTTGTTCTTCCCGCAGGCGTACGCCGTCTACGGGATGGACATTGCGGAGGACGCGATCGTTCTGGTCAAGGCACGCGTCTCCATCCGTGACGATCGGATGTCGCTGATCGGCAATGACCTTGCAGTTCCGGATCTTTCGGCAATCGGAGTGGCGCGCCCGCTCTCGGTGTCACTGCCGTTGCGTCAGTGCACGAAGGACAAACTCGGTGCTCTCAAGCAGATTTTGACCCGTCACCCCGGAACGTCGGACGTGCACGTTCGACTGATCGGTGGCACGGAGGTCACGTTGTGGAAGGTTGACGACGTACTGCGTGTAGAACCGTCGTCGGCGCTGATGGGTGATCTCAAGGCACTACTCGGGCCGGCCTGCCTGGCGGTGTAG
- a CDS encoding IclR family transcriptional regulator, which translates to MTGQVRSTDSAPTAILDRVSLVLDAFDGPGLLTLTQVVTLTGLPRSSAHRILERLVQMRWLRRDGRNYELGLRLMELGSLAIHQDRLHHAALPFLHELHRVTGHVVHLGILHDSDVVYLEKIGGRVASALPSRAGGRFPADKSPIGKALLACSATAPAAGSPALADELDKIRQQGMAFATGENIAGIGGIAVPIGPIGGAIAAISICGPMEHLKFDHHHAAPVRMAAIAIMRNMSGAQSIVPTLQRRSQLRSLPTAARMPQVRYA; encoded by the coding sequence ATGACCGGTCAGGTCCGGAGTACCGATTCCGCCCCCACTGCAATTCTGGACAGGGTCTCGCTGGTCCTTGACGCCTTCGACGGACCCGGGCTCCTCACGCTTACCCAAGTAGTCACACTGACCGGGCTGCCGCGATCGTCCGCACATCGAATACTCGAACGACTGGTGCAGATGCGATGGCTGCGGCGAGACGGACGGAACTACGAACTCGGACTTCGTCTCATGGAGCTCGGATCTCTTGCCATCCATCAGGATCGCCTACATCACGCAGCATTGCCCTTCCTCCACGAATTGCATCGAGTAACCGGCCACGTAGTGCATCTCGGCATCCTCCATGACTCCGACGTGGTCTATCTCGAGAAGATCGGTGGGCGCGTCGCATCCGCACTACCGTCCCGCGCCGGGGGTCGATTCCCCGCGGACAAGTCACCAATCGGGAAAGCGCTACTCGCATGCTCGGCCACAGCGCCGGCGGCAGGCTCGCCCGCCCTCGCGGACGAGCTCGACAAAATTCGCCAACAGGGTATGGCATTCGCAACCGGTGAAAATATCGCGGGCATAGGCGGCATCGCCGTGCCCATCGGCCCGATCGGTGGCGCGATTGCGGCCATCTCGATCTGCGGACCCATGGAGCACCTCAAATTCGACCATCACCACGCAGCTCCGGTCAGAATGGCAGCTATCGCGATCATGCGAAACATGTCCGGCGCACAATCCATTGTCCCGACTTTGCAACGCCGCAGCCAGCTCCGCAGCCTCCCGACTGCCGCTCGTATGCCCCAGGTTCGCTACGCCTGA
- a CDS encoding ABC transporter permease yields MVRFIRQRVLLAIPTILIVTFLVFVLMELSPSDPALALAGDNPTPEKLAESRAALGLDRPMLVRYVEYLGNAVRGDFGTSPITHQSVLSDLMFRLPITAALVLLSLIFTVVLGLTLGTLAAVYKGGVVDWLANSVAALLMSVPPFVAGVLLILFLAVSSQMFPATGYATLSDGLVPWLTYMTLPALSLALIPAALLTRQVRSAMVDALEEDYVRTARAKGLRRVTVVGKHAAKNAAVPVVTVLGLVVTQMVGGAVVVEKLFAIPGLGSVSVDAVLTGDLVTLQGLVLFIALVVTAVNLLVDASYGYFNPRLRVR; encoded by the coding sequence ATGGTGCGATTTATCAGGCAACGAGTGCTGCTTGCCATACCGACGATCCTCATCGTGACATTTCTAGTTTTTGTCCTGATGGAGTTGTCGCCTTCCGATCCTGCTCTGGCACTGGCCGGCGACAATCCGACGCCGGAGAAACTGGCAGAATCGCGAGCCGCGTTGGGACTGGATCGGCCCATGCTAGTCAGATACGTCGAATATCTGGGAAACGCCGTGCGTGGTGATTTCGGGACTTCGCCGATCACACACCAGTCGGTCCTGAGTGATCTGATGTTCCGCTTGCCGATTACAGCCGCGTTGGTTCTGCTTTCGCTCATCTTTACGGTTGTCCTGGGTCTGACACTCGGAACCCTCGCTGCCGTCTACAAGGGAGGGGTCGTGGACTGGCTCGCAAATAGTGTTGCCGCGCTGTTGATGTCAGTCCCGCCGTTTGTCGCGGGAGTTCTACTCATCTTGTTTCTCGCAGTATCGTCGCAGATGTTCCCGGCAACCGGATACGCGACGCTGTCGGACGGACTGGTTCCTTGGCTCACGTACATGACCCTGCCTGCGTTGTCTCTCGCACTGATTCCTGCAGCATTGCTTACGCGCCAAGTGCGCAGCGCCATGGTCGACGCTCTCGAAGAGGATTACGTCCGAACCGCGAGGGCGAAAGGACTCCGGCGCGTCACCGTGGTCGGAAAACACGCGGCTAAGAATGCTGCCGTTCCAGTAGTGACTGTCTTGGGATTGGTAGTTACCCAAATGGTCGGTGGCGCAGTAGTGGTGGAGAAACTCTTTGCTATCCCCGGACTCGGGTCGGTGAGCGTAGACGCGGTACTGACTGGTGATCTGGTGACTTTGCAAGGCCTCGTGCTCTTCATTGCACTGGTGGTAACCGCGGTGAATCTACTTGTTGACGCCTCCTACGGCTACTTCAACCCGAGATTGAGAGTCCGATGA
- a CDS encoding acyl-CoA dehydrogenase family protein, translating to MESVSDSLAEAIASLLPEIAVCAAEADRRRRLHEDTVDALSEAGAFALCIPNRFGGSQAEPSVFLRTVRELATSCTSAGWVTASFGIAAWQLALFPDEAQADVWGGPSDHRARLCGSLTPGGTLTSTGRGLVLRGRWKYVVGSRRSEWAIVGAVLSDQSGAPVDFVLVLVNAQDYRIEAGTDALGLRGAEMNDLVVAGASVPQHRVFGTAERAQVSSRHELLYRFPQSVLYVHALTEPIIGAAQSALRHHIESVRAAHETRTGPLSSADRDGYASISRAAGDIDTAALLLDRSIEVATTATEEHRELETGEWVRGRRDQVLAFERVVAAVELIFATAGNGAIAVDDPRQRVWRDTRTARVYTVHSAERPLEVYGQWATGLDVSAGFLAI from the coding sequence GTGGAGAGTGTCAGTGATTCCCTTGCCGAAGCAATTGCTTCCTTGCTTCCCGAGATCGCCGTGTGTGCGGCCGAAGCGGATCGCCGGAGGCGCTTGCATGAGGACACTGTGGACGCTTTAAGTGAAGCGGGGGCATTTGCGCTGTGTATCCCGAATCGATTCGGTGGATCGCAGGCTGAACCGTCCGTATTCCTACGGACGGTGCGTGAACTGGCAACGTCTTGCACATCAGCGGGCTGGGTTACTGCCTCCTTCGGGATTGCCGCTTGGCAGTTGGCGCTGTTCCCGGATGAGGCGCAAGCCGACGTGTGGGGCGGTCCGAGCGATCACCGTGCCAGGTTGTGTGGCTCGCTCACCCCCGGCGGCACTCTGACGTCGACCGGCCGAGGACTCGTTCTGCGAGGCCGATGGAAGTACGTCGTGGGAAGCCGCCGATCGGAGTGGGCAATCGTTGGGGCTGTGTTATCGGATCAGTCCGGCGCGCCCGTCGACTTCGTCCTCGTATTGGTGAATGCCCAGGACTATCGGATTGAGGCGGGCACCGATGCCCTCGGGTTGCGTGGGGCGGAGATGAACGACCTCGTTGTTGCCGGAGCTTCTGTTCCGCAGCATCGAGTGTTCGGAACGGCCGAGCGCGCGCAGGTCAGTAGTCGTCACGAACTTCTCTACAGATTCCCACAATCCGTTTTGTATGTGCATGCACTGACGGAGCCGATCATCGGTGCAGCACAGAGCGCGTTGAGGCATCACATCGAGAGTGTTCGGGCGGCTCACGAAACAAGAACGGGCCCACTGTCTTCGGCCGACCGCGACGGCTATGCGTCGATCTCGCGTGCGGCCGGCGACATCGATACCGCTGCTTTGCTTCTGGACCGCAGTATCGAGGTAGCGACGACGGCCACCGAAGAGCATCGAGAACTCGAAACGGGCGAGTGGGTTCGAGGTCGCCGAGATCAGGTCCTGGCATTCGAGCGTGTTGTCGCAGCAGTCGAACTGATTTTCGCGACGGCGGGCAACGGCGCGATCGCCGTCGACGATCCGCGGCAGCGAGTGTGGCGAGATACCCGCACAGCCAGGGTGTACACCGTCCACAGTGCGGAGCGTCCTCTCGAAGTGTATGGACAGTGGGCGACCGGACTGGACGTGAGCGCTGGGTTCCTGGCCATCTGA
- a CDS encoding sensor domain-containing protein, whose protein sequence is MARRIALGLGVATVLVLSGCSSGASSDSATATSPAPEVSLVPITPIEATNLGGTPLDKATLQRAALTLSDLPADFDIVPDPVEDLGLAPAPSTSDSDKSTTDPAACAAVLAPISTQIPGSVASITKMFAGPDFTSIDQDSASFADGTAAATAFRTMQETLAGCAEYSGTDADGMTVSYRVGAAHQPSVGDASFSYRIITTSEGFTLVADVVVAAVGTTLTQLSATAPTPIAPDVLGSMAVTAAQRLSVPTP, encoded by the coding sequence ATGGCGCGTCGGATCGCGCTCGGACTCGGTGTTGCAACCGTACTCGTCCTCAGTGGGTGTAGCTCGGGAGCTTCCAGTGACAGTGCCACCGCTACTTCACCGGCACCGGAGGTATCACTCGTTCCGATTACACCGATCGAGGCGACTAATCTTGGTGGCACTCCCCTGGACAAGGCGACGTTGCAGCGCGCCGCGCTCACCTTGAGTGACCTTCCCGCCGATTTCGACATCGTGCCGGACCCGGTCGAAGACTTGGGCCTCGCTCCGGCACCGTCGACATCGGATTCCGACAAGTCCACTACCGACCCCGCCGCGTGTGCGGCCGTGCTCGCACCGATCTCCACCCAGATCCCCGGATCGGTCGCTTCGATCACGAAAATGTTCGCCGGACCGGATTTCACGAGCATCGATCAGGACAGTGCCTCCTTTGCCGACGGTACCGCTGCCGCAACAGCTTTCCGCACGATGCAGGAAACCCTGGCCGGCTGCGCGGAGTATTCCGGTACCGACGCCGACGGCATGACAGTTTCCTATCGAGTCGGCGCGGCACACCAGCCGAGCGTCGGCGATGCGTCCTTCTCGTACCGAATAATCACTACGAGTGAAGGATTCACACTTGTTGCCGACGTTGTCGTCGCTGCGGTCGGTACAACTCTGACACAGCTTTCGGCAACGGCTCCGACGCCCATCGCCCCGGACGTACTGGGGTCCATGGCGGTTACTGCGGCGCAGCGATTGAGCGTTCCGACCCCGTAG
- the lspA gene encoding signal peptidase II codes for MNSPQRPLRLVMLIVIAAVILVADILTKVWAVAAITPGQPIEIIGDVVTFTLVRNPGAAFSMATSMTWILTLVAIGVVIGVIKIGRTLRSPWWALGLGLVLGGALGNLMDRLFRAPGFMQGHVVDFMSIGWWPVFNIADSAIVCGAILLVVLTLFGFEPNGERLHSGKSGSDKTGDNKSESQGENK; via the coding sequence CTGAATTCTCCCCAGCGCCCGCTGAGGTTGGTGATGCTGATCGTGATTGCGGCAGTAATCCTGGTCGCGGACATCCTGACCAAGGTGTGGGCTGTTGCAGCGATCACGCCCGGTCAGCCGATCGAAATCATCGGTGACGTTGTCACTTTCACGTTGGTCCGAAACCCGGGCGCAGCATTCTCGATGGCGACGTCCATGACGTGGATCCTCACACTGGTGGCGATCGGTGTGGTGATCGGCGTGATCAAGATCGGCCGCACACTCCGCTCGCCGTGGTGGGCTCTGGGCCTCGGTCTCGTACTCGGCGGCGCTCTCGGCAATCTGATGGACCGGTTGTTCCGCGCACCGGGGTTCATGCAGGGACATGTTGTCGACTTCATGTCGATCGGCTGGTGGCCGGTGTTCAACATCGCTGATTCTGCGATCGTGTGCGGCGCGATTCTCCTGGTCGTCCTGACCCTGTTCGGGTTCGAGCCCAACGGTGAGCGACTCCACAGCGGCAAGTCCGGCAGCGACAAGACCGGCGACAACAAGTCTGAATCCCAAGGGGAGAACAAATGA